A genomic stretch from Psilocybe cubensis strain MGC-MH-2018 chromosome 1, whole genome shotgun sequence includes:
- a CDS encoding Trafficking protein particle complex subunit 6B, producing the protein MTSNQTPASTSLAVLADPPIRQIDGAVMDYFLIEMVATLRESAAVATARSKKIEQEMVDTGLIPPPMPVPSSLKKDSARDSVTSLTSKSGSASGKGALDEEEEPVRQRLEAIGMHVGSNFSERLCRDRAMFSETLDAIKFICKDVWAACWDKQVDNLRTNHRGVYVLQDNSFKPISRLSSWESRADAIKRARLYAAMPAGIIRGALQRLGYTGAVIPEITSMPQCTFQIKLPKGS; encoded by the exons ATGACCTCCAATCAGACTCCGGCTTCCACCTCCCTCGCTGTACTTGCAGACCCTCCAATAAGACAAATAGATGGCGCAGTCATGGATTACTTTCTTATTGAAATGGTTGCAACTCTACGTGAATCGGCAGCTGTGGCTACGGCCCGTTCAaaaaagatagaacaagaaATGGTGGACACCGGGCTAAttccaccccctatgccagtccCATCTTCATTGAAGAAAGATTCAGCTCGAGACTCTGTTACCAGTCTTACATCAAAATCAGGGAGCGCCAGTGGAAAAGGAGCTCtggacgaagaggaagagcctGTGCGGCAGAGATTAGAAGCAATTGGCATGCATGTCGGATCCAACTTTTCAGAACG ATTGTGTCGAGATAGAGCTATGTTCTCTGAGACACTGGACGCCATCAAATTCATATGTAAAGACGTGTGGGCAGCCTGCTGGGACAAGCAAGTAGACAATTTGCGGACAAACCACAGA GGTGTGTATGTCCTCCAAGATAACTCATTCAAGCCAATATCGCGTCTTTCGTCATGGGAATCGCGTGCCGATGCAATTAAACGTGCCCGTCTA TATGCAGCGATGCCTGCAGGCATTATTCGCGGTGCGCTTCAACGGCTAGGTTACACAGGAGCCGTCATTCCAGAAATCACATCAATGCCTCAGT GTACATTCCAAATCAAGCTACCGAAAGGCTCATAA
- a CDS encoding putative U3 small nucleolar RNA-associated protein 18 has protein sequence MAKHARKRQKTAQNNHHEPVSNKAARLELLLDEESKDDEERRLESMLFGVKFVPKGKGKEKMPATTDDEEEDLDDAEEEAGGRGMQHLLDQDLFFVDDNMPNIQSDVPKYSTSHSDSETSESEPGSDFESSSSTSSRKALPKSLTSSKSKPPAWIDTADIDSRARVSLLSGPTRLRKLRQAVDEDEITSREYETRLRSQFERINPEPAWARKARGKKARDSDDEEGGLEQEGPGVKDLLSSTTGILAEKKKKGTAPVVLPQGILAIERVRDANHSVQGSGSGEVRMLAFHPKPAVPVLCVATADRRIRLFNIDGHLSPLLTTIYTPSLPLISNTSVLFHPQGNSMLISGPRPFFYTYDLQQGTSTLHRRGLWGTGFEDSSILTSSNYTGGNAKRRRRGGDSTTGSGGKGGGGNTETVLHSAFSPATGSMLAVAGRGGNVHIVDWKSGAGQVVASLKCSSSGGGGGGGVQGLWWVPSSSSGENVLGGGSHASANDEKHLAVLTGEAEVYIWDVAQRRCVKRWKDEGGYRGAGRVFTVGGGSNGSMAIGSSSGFVNVYGSDSFSVPGDGTFSSGSEKPKLVKALGHLTTPISTLKFNHDAQILAMASKDKKDSMRLVHMPSLTAFSNWPTSSTPLGHVTAVDFSARSEYVAIGNTRGRVLLYHLKDYGTGGSSNGFFKS, from the exons ATGGCGAAACACGCGCGCAAGAGACAGAAAACCGCTCAGAACAACCATCATGAACCTGTATCGAACAAGGCAGCAAGGTTGGAACTTTTGCTTGATGAAGAGAGcaaagacgatgaagaaagaCGACTTGAGAGTATGCTGTTCGGTGTGAAGTTTGTGCCCAAGGGGAAGGGCAAAGAAAAGATGCCAGCTACAACtgatgacgaggaagaggatctAGATgatgcagaggaggaggctgGTGGTAGAGGCATGCAACATCTATTGGATCAGGAC TTATTTTTCGTGGATGATAACATGCCCAATATCCAATCTGATGTACCAAAATATTCTACAAGTCATTCGGATTCAGAAACATCTGAATCAGAGCCCGGAAGCGACTTTGAATCCTCCTCATCTACTTCGAGCAGAAAAGCGCTCCCAAAATCTCTGacatcttcaaaatcaaaaccgCCAGCTTGGATTGATACCGCTGATATTGATTCACGCGCAAGGGTGTCTCTTTTATCTGGCCCGACACGCCTGCGGAAACTCAGGCAAGcagtcgacgaggacgaaaTTACAAGCCGGGAGTACGAAACCCGCTTGCGTTCTCAATTCGAGCGCATCAACCCAGAACCGGCATGGGCACGCAAGGCACggggaaagaaggccagagacagcgacgatgaggaaggaGGCCTAGAGCAAGAAGGTCCTGGTGTTAAAGACCTACTTTCTTCGACGACGGGTATTCTTgctgaaaaaaagaagaaaggcaCTGCACCAGTCGTTTTGCCGCAGGGAATATTGGCAATCGAGCGGGTCCGGGACGCGAATCACTCTGTTCAGGGATCTGGTAGCGGAGAAGTCAGAATGTTAGCTTTCCATCCTAAACCTGCAGTCCCCGTTCTTTGTGTGGCTACAGCAGATCGGCGAATCAGACTGTTCAAT ATTGACGGACATTTGTCCCCTCTCCTCACTACTATATACACACCATCGCTTCCCCTAATCTCCAACACGAGTGTCCTTTTCCACCCACAGGGCAATAGCATGCTCATTTCCGGACCTCGACCATTCTTTTATACCTACGACCTTCAACAAGGAACAAGCACGCTTCACAGACGCGGACTGTGGGGGACTGGGTTTGAGGATTCTTCCATACTGACCTCATCTAATTACACCGGCGGGAATGCGAAGCGCAGACGGCGAGGTGGAGATAGCACAACAGGTTCGGGTGGAAAGGGCGGGGGCGGAAACACAGAAACAGTGCTTCATTCTGCATTCTCTCCCGCAACGGGATCAATGCTTGCCGTTGCTGGTCGTGGTGGGAACGTACACATCGTGGACTGGAAGAGCGGTGCAGGGCAGGTCGTTGCTTCTCTCAAGTGCTCTTCGagtggtggaggtggcggaGGAGGCGTACAGGGCCTTTGGTGGGTTCCTTCGAGCAGTAGCGGGGAAAATGTGTTGGGGGGTGGTTCACACGCTTCTGCGAATGACGAAAAGCATCTTGCGGTGTTGACCGGGGAGGCGGAGGTGTATATTTGGGACGTTGCCCAGAGGAGATGTGTGAAGCGGTGGAAGGATGAGGGCGGCTACAGAGGTGCTGGTAGAGTGTTTACTGTGGGTGGTGGATCAAATGGATCAATGGCCATTGG TTCTAGCAGCGGTTTCGTCAACGTATACGGCTCGGACTCGTTCTCTGTCCCTGGAGACGGAACTTTCTCATCTGGATCTGAAAAACCCAAACTGGTCAAAGCTCTGGGGCATTTAACCACACCCATCTCGACGTTGAAGTTCAACCACGATGCGCAGATTCTCGCCATGGCCAgcaaagataaaaaagatTCTATGCGCCTC gTCCATATGCCCTCGTTGACCGCCTTCAGCAACTGGCCAACGTCAAGCACGCCACTTGGGCATGTTACGGCGGTCGATTTCTCGGCACGTAGCGAATACGTAGCAATTGGAAATACGCGTGGCAGGGTGTTGCTTTATCATCTCAAGGATTATGGCACTGGTGGTAGCTCGAATGGATTCTTTAAAAGTTAA